In Massilia forsythiae, one DNA window encodes the following:
- a CDS encoding acyl-CoA dehydrogenase family protein, giving the protein MVLSEEHQMIRDALRSFAQERLAPNAARWDRDHHFPKEELQELAQLGAFGVAVPEQYGGAGLDYVALALVLEEIAAGDGGVSTVISVNNCPVCSIAMAYASEAQKQRWLRPLAQGQLLGAFALTEPHTGSDAAALRTTAVRDGDDYVINGSKQFITSGKNGDVAIVLAVTDKAAGKKGISAFWVPVDTPGYIVAGIEHKMGQHSSDTAQIVFEDCRVPADNLIGQEGQGYKIALSGLEGGRIGIAAQAVGMARAACEAALAYAKERTSFGQPIFDHQAVQFRLAEMAMQIEAARQLILHAAAMKDAGLPCLKEAAMAKLFASEMAERVVSSAMQVFGGYGYVADFPVERIYRDVRVCQIYEGTSDIQKILIARAL; this is encoded by the coding sequence ATGGTACTGAGTGAAGAACACCAGATGATCCGCGACGCCCTGCGCAGCTTTGCGCAGGAACGCCTGGCCCCCAATGCCGCGCGCTGGGACCGCGACCACCACTTTCCGAAGGAAGAGCTGCAGGAACTGGCGCAACTGGGCGCCTTCGGCGTGGCGGTGCCGGAACAGTACGGCGGGGCCGGCCTCGACTACGTGGCGCTGGCGCTGGTGCTGGAAGAGATCGCGGCCGGCGACGGCGGCGTCTCGACCGTCATCTCGGTCAACAACTGCCCGGTCTGCTCGATCGCCATGGCCTACGCCAGCGAAGCGCAAAAGCAGCGCTGGCTGCGCCCGCTGGCCCAGGGACAGCTGCTGGGTGCCTTTGCCCTCACCGAGCCGCACACCGGCAGCGACGCCGCCGCGCTGCGCACCACCGCCGTGCGCGACGGCGATGACTACGTCATCAACGGCAGCAAGCAGTTCATCACCAGCGGCAAGAACGGCGACGTGGCGATCGTCCTGGCGGTCACCGACAAGGCGGCCGGCAAGAAGGGCATCAGCGCGTTTTGGGTGCCGGTCGATACGCCCGGCTACATCGTGGCCGGGATCGAGCACAAGATGGGCCAGCACTCGTCCGACACGGCGCAGATCGTGTTCGAGGATTGCCGCGTCCCGGCGGACAACCTGATCGGGCAGGAGGGGCAAGGCTACAAGATCGCCCTGTCCGGCCTGGAGGGCGGGCGCATCGGCATCGCCGCGCAAGCGGTGGGCATGGCGCGCGCGGCCTGCGAGGCGGCGCTGGCGTATGCAAAGGAACGCACCAGCTTCGGCCAGCCGATCTTCGACCACCAGGCGGTGCAGTTCCGCCTGGCCGAGATGGCGATGCAGATCGAGGCCGCGCGCCAGTTGATCCTGCACGCGGCGGCGATGAAGGATGCCGGCCTGCCCTGCCTGAAGGAAGCGGCGATGGCCAAGCTGTTCGCCTCCGAGATGGCCGAGCGCGTGGTCTCCAGCGCGATGCAGGTGTTCGGCGGCTACGGCTACGTGGCCGATTTCCCGGTCGAGCGCATCTACCGCGACGTGCGCGTGTGCCAGATCTACGAAGGCACCAGCGACATCCAGAAGATCCTGATCGCGCGGGCGCTGTGA
- a CDS encoding SDR family oxidoreductase — MPTALIIGASRGIGHELARQYRADGWRVIATARQAGDCDALRRLGAEAHQADVTNAESIGGLGWRLDDEKIDAAWLVAGVYGPRHDGFPTAQEFDGVMHTNVLAAMRLLPIVAPLVLPTRGKVAVISSRMGSIGERDSPSGSLYRASKAALNSVLADAALAWGPQGATCLAFHPGWVQTDMGGAGAALTVQDSVRALRATLAAATPAQNGSFLNYDGTPIAW; from the coding sequence ATGCCCACCGCACTCATCATCGGCGCTTCGCGCGGCATCGGCCACGAACTGGCGCGCCAATACCGCGCCGACGGCTGGCGCGTGATCGCCACCGCGCGCCAGGCCGGCGATTGCGACGCGCTGCGCCGCCTGGGCGCGGAAGCGCACCAGGCCGACGTGACCAATGCCGAATCGATCGGCGGCCTCGGCTGGCGGCTGGACGACGAAAAGATCGATGCCGCCTGGCTGGTGGCCGGCGTCTACGGCCCGCGCCACGACGGCTTTCCCACCGCACAGGAATTCGACGGGGTGATGCACACCAACGTGCTGGCGGCGATGCGCCTGCTGCCCATCGTCGCGCCGCTGGTGTTGCCGACGCGCGGCAAGGTGGCGGTGATTTCCTCGCGCATGGGTTCGATCGGCGAGCGCGACTCGCCGTCCGGCTCGCTGTACCGCGCCAGCAAGGCGGCGCTCAATTCCGTGCTGGCCGACGCCGCCCTCGCCTGGGGACCGCAGGGCGCCACCTGCCTCGCCTTCCACCCCGGCTGGGTGCAGACCGACATGGGCGGCGCCGGCGCGGCGCTGACGGTACAAGACAGCGTGCGCGCGCTGCGCGCCACGCTGGCTGCCGCCACGCCGGCGCAGAACGGCAGCTTCCTGAACTACGACGGCACGCCGATCGCCTGGTAG
- a CDS encoding acetyl-CoA C-acyltransferase, with product MNDPVVIVGAARTPMGAFQGDFSSQSASDLGAVAIRAAVERAGVDPARVEHVYFGNCLMAGQGQAPARQALIKAGLPISTGAVTLSKMCGSAMQAAIFAHDALKAGSADIVVAGGMESMTNAPYLIPKARGGYRIGHAPMFDHMMLDGLEDAYSRNEKTGEGRSMGTFAEECVASYAFTREQLDAFAIASVKRAQAAAESGAFDWEIAPVSVASRSGETLIEKDEGPLKARLDKIPTLRPAFKKDGAITAASSSSINDGAAALVMMRESTARELGLTPIARVVAHTTHAQEPDRFSTAPIGSLNKLFQKTGWTPADVDLFEINEAFAAVPMAAMHELDIPHDKVNVHGGACALGHPIGASGARILVTLMGALKQTGGKRGVASLCIGGGEATAMAIEMV from the coding sequence ATGAATGATCCAGTCGTCATCGTCGGCGCAGCGCGCACCCCGATGGGCGCCTTCCAGGGCGATTTCAGTTCCCAATCCGCCAGCGACCTGGGCGCGGTGGCGATCCGGGCCGCCGTCGAGCGCGCCGGCGTCGACCCGGCCAGGGTCGAGCACGTCTACTTCGGCAATTGCCTGATGGCCGGCCAGGGCCAGGCCCCGGCGCGCCAGGCGCTGATCAAGGCCGGCCTGCCGATCTCCACCGGCGCGGTGACGCTGTCGAAGATGTGCGGCTCGGCGATGCAGGCGGCGATCTTCGCGCACGACGCATTAAAAGCCGGCAGCGCCGACATCGTGGTGGCCGGCGGCATGGAATCGATGACCAACGCACCCTACCTGATCCCGAAGGCGCGCGGCGGCTACCGCATCGGCCATGCGCCGATGTTCGACCACATGATGCTGGACGGCCTGGAAGACGCCTACTCGCGCAACGAAAAGACCGGTGAGGGCCGCTCGATGGGCACCTTCGCCGAGGAATGCGTCGCCAGCTACGCCTTTACGCGCGAGCAGCTGGACGCGTTCGCGATCGCCTCGGTCAAGCGGGCCCAGGCCGCCGCCGAATCCGGCGCCTTCGACTGGGAGATCGCCCCGGTGAGCGTGGCGAGCCGCTCGGGCGAGACGCTCATCGAGAAGGACGAAGGCCCGCTCAAGGCCAGGCTCGACAAGATCCCGACGCTGCGTCCCGCCTTCAAGAAGGATGGCGCGATCACCGCCGCCTCGTCGTCCTCGATCAACGACGGCGCCGCCGCGCTGGTCATGATGCGCGAATCGACCGCCAGGGAACTGGGTTTGACGCCGATCGCGCGCGTGGTGGCGCACACCACCCACGCCCAGGAACCGGACCGGTTCAGCACCGCGCCGATCGGCTCGCTGAACAAACTGTTCCAGAAGACCGGCTGGACGCCGGCCGACGTCGACCTGTTCGAGATCAACGAAGCCTTTGCCGCGGTGCCGATGGCGGCCATGCACGAACTCGACATCCCGCACGACAAGGTCAACGTCCACGGCGGCGCCTGCGCGCTGGGCCACCCGATCGGCGCTTCCGGCGCGCGCATCCTGGTGACCCTGATGGGCGCCTTGAAACAGACCGGCGGCAAGCGCGGCGTGGCCTCGCTGTGCATCGGCGGCGGCGAAGCCACGGCGATGGCGATCGAGATGGTATAA
- a CDS encoding isovaleryl-CoA dehydrogenase, whose protein sequence is MLHLPGLTFDHGEDIAALREAVQQFAASEIAPRAAEIDRSDQFPMDLWKKMGELGLLGITVGEEYGGAGMGYLAHIVAMEEISRASASVGLSYGAHSNLCINQIKRNGSEEQKQTYLPKLISGEHVGALAMSEPNAGSDVVSMKLRAELKGDRYVLNGTKMWITNGPDADTLVVYAKTDIEAGARGMTAFLIEKGFKGFSIAQKLDKLGMRGSHTGELVFQDCDVPVENVLGGVGKGVNVLMSGLDFERTVLSGGPLGIMAACMDVVVPYIHERKQFGQAIGEFQLMQGKIADMYSTMMACRAYVYAVGQACDRAANPAAVRALRKDAAGAILYSAEKATWMAGEAIQALGGNGYINDYPVGRLWRDAKLYEIGAGTSEIRRMLIGRELFGETA, encoded by the coding sequence ATGCTGCATCTCCCAGGCTTGACCTTTGACCACGGCGAGGACATCGCCGCGCTGCGCGAGGCGGTGCAGCAATTTGCCGCCAGCGAAATCGCCCCGCGCGCCGCCGAGATCGACCGCAGCGACCAGTTCCCGATGGACCTGTGGAAAAAAATGGGCGAACTCGGCCTGCTCGGCATCACCGTCGGCGAGGAATACGGCGGCGCCGGCATGGGCTACCTGGCGCACATCGTCGCCATGGAAGAAATCTCGCGCGCCTCGGCCTCGGTGGGACTGTCGTACGGCGCCCACTCGAACCTGTGCATCAACCAGATCAAGCGCAACGGCAGCGAAGAACAAAAACAGACATACCTGCCGAAGCTGATCTCGGGCGAACATGTCGGTGCGCTGGCGATGTCGGAACCGAACGCCGGCTCCGACGTGGTCAGCATGAAGCTGCGCGCCGAGCTGAAAGGCGACCGCTACGTCCTGAACGGCACCAAGATGTGGATCACCAACGGCCCCGACGCCGATACCCTGGTGGTGTACGCCAAGACCGACATCGAAGCCGGCGCGCGCGGCATGACCGCCTTCCTGATCGAAAAGGGTTTCAAGGGTTTTTCGATCGCGCAAAAGCTCGACAAGCTGGGCATGCGCGGTTCGCACACCGGCGAGCTGGTGTTCCAGGATTGCGACGTGCCGGTCGAGAACGTGCTGGGCGGGGTGGGTAAAGGCGTCAACGTGCTGATGTCGGGCCTGGACTTCGAGCGCACCGTGCTGTCCGGCGGCCCGCTCGGCATCATGGCTGCCTGCATGGACGTGGTCGTGCCCTACATCCACGAAAGAAAACAGTTCGGCCAGGCGATCGGCGAGTTCCAGCTAATGCAGGGCAAGATCGCCGACATGTACTCGACCATGATGGCCTGCCGCGCCTATGTGTACGCGGTCGGCCAGGCTTGCGACCGCGCCGCCAACCCGGCCGCCGTGCGCGCACTGCGCAAGGACGCCGCCGGCGCCATCCTGTACAGCGCCGAAAAGGCGACCTGGATGGCGGGAGAAGCGATCCAGGCGCTGGGCGGCAACGGCTACATCAACGACTACCCGGTCGGCCGCCTGTGGCGCGACGCCAAGCTGTACGAGATCGGCGCCGGTACCAGCGAAATCCGCCGCATGCTGATCGGCCGCGAGCTGTTCGGCGAGACCGCGTAA
- a CDS encoding MerR family transcriptional regulator — protein sequence MATTYTIAELAREFDITARAIRFYEDQGLLSPKREGQGGRNRVYTPRDRTRLKLTLRGKRLGLTLSEIKSIIDMYETPKDTAAQINRFLGVLAHQRDTLEQQRADIEMSLAEIAVHEEECRRLLGTAGMEPAPADAEERDAA from the coding sequence ATGGCCACTACCTACACCATCGCCGAGCTGGCGCGTGAATTCGACATCACGGCCCGCGCCATCCGCTTCTACGAAGACCAGGGACTGCTGAGTCCAAAGCGCGAAGGCCAGGGCGGACGCAACCGCGTGTACACGCCGCGCGACCGTACGCGCCTGAAACTGACGCTGCGCGGCAAGCGCCTGGGCCTGACCCTTTCCGAAATCAAGAGCATCATCGACATGTACGAGACGCCGAAGGACACGGCGGCCCAGATCAACCGTTTCCTGGGCGTGCTGGCGCACCAGCGCGACACCCTGGAACAGCAGCGCGCCGACATCGAGATGTCGCTGGCCGAGATCGCCGTGCACGAGGAAGAATGCCGCCGTTTGCTGGGCACGGCCGGGATGGAACCGGCGCCGGCGGACGCCGAGGAACGCGACGCGGCCTGA
- a CDS encoding MBL fold metallo-hydrolase — translation MNPLESQLSYPFGDAIPAPGTRMQVAPGLSWLRMPLPFALDHVNLWLLDDEIDGRRGWSLIDCGAATDATRAAWEQLFADDMGQGPLLRVFATHCHPDHVGLSGWLCERFEAPFWTSAAEFAFARMMAAALPGVDGPSAIPHFRRHGLADEGMLEQMRSRKNYYPSLVPAVPPAYTRLQDGHQVAIGGDTWRVITGFGHSPEHVALYSARRNVLVSGDMVLPRISTNVSVFAVEPEGDPLRLYLESLDKFAGLPDDVLVLPSHGKPFRGLHIRIGQLRDHHAARLEEVRSACATPCSAAEIVPLMFRRALDAHQLGFALGEALAHLHALWYDGRLRRVTGSDGIIRFELM, via the coding sequence ATGAATCCTCTCGAGTCCCAATTGTCCTATCCCTTCGGCGACGCGATTCCCGCGCCCGGCACGAGGATGCAGGTGGCGCCCGGCCTGTCCTGGCTGCGCATGCCGCTGCCGTTCGCCCTCGACCACGTCAACCTGTGGCTGCTGGACGACGAGATCGATGGCCGGCGCGGCTGGTCGCTGATCGATTGCGGCGCCGCCACCGACGCCACCCGCGCTGCGTGGGAGCAATTGTTCGCGGATGACATGGGACAAGGGCCGTTGCTGCGCGTGTTCGCCACCCACTGCCACCCGGACCACGTCGGCCTGTCCGGCTGGCTGTGCGAGCGTTTCGAGGCGCCGTTCTGGACCAGCGCCGCCGAATTCGCCTTCGCGCGCATGATGGCGGCGGCGCTGCCGGGCGTGGACGGCCCGTCCGCGATCCCGCACTTCCGCCGGCACGGCCTGGCCGACGAAGGCATGCTCGAGCAGATGCGCAGTCGCAAGAATTACTATCCGTCGCTGGTGCCGGCCGTGCCGCCGGCCTATACCCGCCTGCAGGATGGCCATCAGGTCGCGATCGGCGGCGATACATGGCGCGTGATCACCGGTTTCGGCCACTCGCCCGAGCACGTGGCCTTGTACAGCGCACGCCGCAACGTACTGGTGTCGGGCGACATGGTGTTGCCGCGCATTTCGACCAACGTCTCGGTGTTCGCGGTGGAGCCCGAGGGCGATCCGCTGCGGCTCTACCTCGAATCGCTCGACAAGTTCGCCGGCCTGCCCGACGACGTGCTGGTGCTGCCGTCGCACGGCAAGCCTTTCCGCGGTTTGCATATACGCATCGGGCAATTGCGCGACCACCATGCTGCGCGCCTCGAGGAAGTGCGTAGCGCTTGCGCAACGCCGTGCAGTGCGGCCGAGATCGTGCCGCTCATGTTCCGGCGCGCGCTCGACGCCCATCAACTCGGCTTCGCCCTCGGCGAAGCGCTCGCCCACCTGCATGCACTCTGGTACGACGGTCGCTTGCGCCGTGTAACCGGCAGCGATGGGATCATCCGCTTTGAGTTGATGTAA
- a CDS encoding UbiX family flavin prenyltransferase, translating to MTDPQPHAGQVGRPRRIVVAITGATGAVYGVRLLQRLGACPGIETHLVMSDAATLTLHQETGMQRREVEALAHAVHRNREIGASIASGSFQSAGMVIAPCSMKTLAAVAHGLSDNLIARAADVVLKERRRLVLMVRETPFNLAHLRNMTAVTEMGGIVFPPLPSFYNRPSSIDEMVDHTVARVLDLFDIDNSLAPRWAGMRDPG from the coding sequence ATGACTGATCCGCAGCCGCACGCCGGCCAGGTTGGCCGGCCGCGCCGCATCGTGGTCGCCATCACCGGCGCGACCGGCGCGGTCTACGGCGTGCGGCTGCTACAGCGTCTCGGCGCCTGTCCCGGCATCGAGACGCACCTGGTGATGTCGGATGCGGCAACGCTGACGCTGCACCAGGAAACCGGGATGCAGCGTCGAGAAGTGGAAGCCCTGGCGCACGCGGTGCACCGCAACCGCGAGATCGGCGCCTCGATCGCCAGCGGCTCGTTCCAGAGCGCCGGCATGGTGATCGCGCCGTGTTCGATGAAGACCCTGGCTGCCGTGGCGCACGGGCTGTCGGACAACCTGATCGCGCGCGCCGCCGACGTCGTCCTGAAGGAACGGCGGCGCCTGGTGCTGATGGTGCGCGAAACCCCGTTCAATTTGGCGCACCTGCGCAACATGACCGCCGTCACCGAGATGGGCGGCATCGTCTTCCCGCCCCTGCCGAGTTTCTACAACCGCCCGTCCAGCATCGACGAGATGGTCGACCACACGGTTGCGCGCGTGCTGGACCTGTTCGACATCGACAACAGCCTGGCGCCGCGCTGGGCCGGCATGCGCGACCCTGGCTGA
- the grxD gene encoding Grx4 family monothiol glutaredoxin, with protein MSDVQTWIKDTVTNTPVVLFMKGTAQFPQCGFSGRAIQILKSCGVDNIATVNVLEDAEVRQGIKDFSNWPTVPQLYVNGEFVGGSDIMTEMYESGELQALLKKND; from the coding sequence ATGAGCGACGTACAAACCTGGATCAAAGACACCGTGACCAACACCCCTGTGGTGCTGTTCATGAAGGGCACCGCCCAGTTCCCGCAGTGCGGCTTTTCCGGCCGCGCGATCCAGATCCTGAAATCCTGCGGCGTCGACAACATCGCCACCGTGAACGTACTGGAAGACGCGGAAGTCCGTCAGGGCATCAAGGATTTCTCGAACTGGCCGACCGTACCACAGCTGTACGTGAACGGCGAATTCGTCGGCGGCTCCGACATCATGACCGAAATGTACGAGTCCGGCGAACTGCAGGCCCTGCTGAAGAAAAATGACTGA
- a CDS encoding GNAT family N-acetyltransferase — protein MFAIGPLDPDHADAHVLLAELGRALAHITGSDGAASFDAADVRGERACFLVARGFDGNLAGCGALRPLDSATAELKRMYARPGSGAGTHLLAALEAQAVGFGYTQVWLETRRVNRRAVAFYERHGYRPIASYGKYMDRPEAVCLGKEVG, from the coding sequence GTGTTCGCCATCGGACCGCTCGATCCGGACCATGCCGACGCCCATGTACTGCTGGCCGAACTGGGCCGGGCGCTGGCGCACATCACCGGCAGCGACGGCGCGGCCTCGTTCGACGCCGCCGACGTGCGCGGCGAACGCGCCTGCTTCCTGGTGGCGCGCGGGTTCGATGGCAACCTGGCCGGCTGCGGCGCGCTGCGGCCGCTGGACAGCGCTACCGCCGAACTCAAGCGGATGTATGCGCGGCCCGGCAGTGGCGCCGGTACCCACCTGCTGGCGGCGCTGGAAGCGCAGGCCGTGGGGTTCGGCTATACGCAGGTGTGGCTGGAAACGCGGCGCGTGAACCGGCGGGCAGTCGCATTCTATGAACGGCACGGTTACCGGCCTATCGCCAGCTACGGCAAATACATGGACCGGCCCGAAGCCGTTTGCCTGGGTAAAGAGGTAGGGTGA